The genomic interval CGATACCACGCGAAGGAGTGGAAGTGCACGCCCAGGTCGCGCTGCCACGCCGCGGGAACCTGCACGGCTTTCCACGGCGGCTCGAGCAGCGGCTCACTCCACCACATCTCCGCAAGGCCGACGTTGCCGGGATCGGGCCGAATGTAGCAAGAGCCGCACAGGTCGATCCGCGCGGCGGCAGGCGGGGGGCGCGTTGCATCTGCAGCATGGGACACGGGCATGATCCGATCAGCAAGGAAGTTGCCGCAAAGCGTAGTCGCTCCACGCATCTGAACCGAAACCGTCCGGCCGCTGGCCAAACCTTTCACCACTGGGCGCTGAGATCTGGTCATCCTCGCGCGACCTCCACCGCGGGAGATCCTCGCCGCAGGTCTTCACGGGGCGAGCAGCGAAACCGCGGCGGGAAAGTTGCCCTGATTTCAAGACATTTCCGGCAAGCGCGGCGAACCCGGTACGGCGGTTGCACGTTGCCAAGGTGGCGTGCCGCCCGGCCCGCATCGATTCGCTTTCTTTTTCCAATACCGAGGAATGCCATGTCTGCTCGATTCACTTCTCGATTCTCGCTCGCCTGCGCCGCTTCACTTCTTCTCGCCTGGACCGCCGGCGCCCAAGCCGATCTCCAACCCGCCTGGATTTCGCGGCTGCCTATCGGTTTCTCGCTCAGCGCCGGCCTTGGCGGCATGGTCGTCGATAGCGCCGGCGTTACCTACATGACCGGCACCGGCGGCTCATCGAGCAACGTTGACATCATCACCACCGCGTTCGGGCCGGACGGAGCCGAACTCTGGACGAGCACGTTCAACGGCACCTACAACTGGCACGACCAGGGGCGCGGCATCACCATCGGAGTCGACGGCTCGCTCTGGGTGTGCGGGAACACGCCCGCGGCCGACAGTCGCGCCAAGGTCCTGGCACTCAAATACGACCGCGCAACAGGCGCGCTGCTCCAGCGCATCGAGTACACGAGCGATCCCTTCTACGCGGAGCATGCCCAATCCATCGCCGTGGATGCGGCGGGCAACGTCTACGTCGGCGGAGGCACGAATGGCGACGGCTCAGACGTCTACGTTCTCAGTTTCAATCCGGCCGGGAACCTGCGTTGGCGGAAGACCTGGGACGGGCTCGCCTTCGGCCCGTTTTCGCAGGATCACCTCCAGCAACTGGCGCTTGCGCCGGATGGCAACCTCGTAGCGATGATCGACGGCGTGGCCGCCAACAACCACGCAGACTACGTCCTCATCAAGTACAACGCCGGCACGGGCGCCACGATCTGGGAAACGCACTGGGGCCTCGGCGGCGATGACTTTCCCAACGAGATGATCATCGACACCGATAGTGACATCTACGTATGCGGCATCGCCCTGGCCCTCGAAGGCAATGACCGCTATGGCACGATCCGCGT from Phycisphaerales bacterium carries:
- a CDS encoding PQQ-binding-like beta-propeller repeat protein, which encodes MSARFTSRFSLACAASLLLAWTAGAQADLQPAWISRLPIGFSLSAGLGGMVVDSAGVTYMTGTGGSSSNVDIITTAFGPDGAELWTSTFNGTYNWHDQGRGITIGVDGSLWVCGNTPAADSRAKVLALKYDRATGALLQRIEYTSDPFYAEHAQSIAVDAAGNVYVGGGTNGDGSDVYVLSFNPAGNLRWRKTWDGLAFGPFSQDHLQQLALAPDGNLVAMIDGVAANNHADYVLIKYNAGTGATIWETHWGLGGDDFPNEMIIDTDSDIYVCGIALALEGNDRYGTIRVRGGDGAIMWENYAGRDYHNAQRGFSIDGRGGVYVTGSVDPDGDRSNANDNFYSVKLDADTGSQLWSHSYGANCLYCSDIPGDIVADSAGNVLLAGTSLSAPYSGHMLLFVLDSGTGIETDRGVLAPTQNEGYGIGSLVLDAQENLLIGGGTVNVNTGEKNYLLIKYDSLSGGSYALTVQNLVGGSDAAFTIINATPSVNQYIVYSLRGLGSTFVP